One window of Mucilaginibacter inviolabilis genomic DNA carries:
- a CDS encoding ferritin-like domain-containing protein: MGVLQHVQHQISSLNDLIKINNDRIAGYEKANESTNEAGLNLLFKEYIDQSKSHVSDLKEYIHVLGGDPTDGTTLSGKLNNTWIDVKAAFGSKDRHSILVDCERAEDVIKKAYRAALDDKELIWEDQQVVFILKKHLESLIVAHDTIKALRDSEVSA; the protein is encoded by the coding sequence ATGGGAGTTTTACAACACGTACAACATCAGATATCGTCGCTTAACGATCTGATCAAAATAAATAACGACCGTATAGCGGGTTATGAAAAAGCCAATGAAAGTACTAATGAAGCAGGCCTGAATTTGCTTTTTAAAGAATATATAGACCAAAGTAAAAGCCATGTTTCGGATTTGAAAGAGTACATTCATGTTTTGGGGGGTGATCCTACTGATGGTACTACTTTATCTGGAAAACTTAATAATACCTGGATAGATGTTAAAGCGGCTTTTGGAAGTAAAGACAGACATAGCATATTGGTTGATTGTGAGCGCGCCGAAGATGTTATCAAAAAAGCATACAGAGCAGCATTAGATGACAAAGAACTGATCTGGGAAGATCAGCAGGTTGTATTTATCCTCAAAAAGCATTTGGAAAGCTTAATAGTTGCCCATGATACCATTAAAGCTTTGCGTGATTCGGAAGTCAGTGCATAG
- a CDS encoding DUF6438 domain-containing protein: protein MVKRQLSLLLFLLIPGSLFAQKVQLDAERWITKDLGHLYFADKKVYYNFVGNAGVKDHYAIVNDTLILSDIFRSSADNFKKQRRTDFKFLIRHADYNRIYLKAVEPNAIELAGTITYEFFNFKNSYDKNIRFAKIYFLSSTCFGDCPQLGIEIWPNGDYHLKAGEHATPYKGDYTGKLSQTQLDTLNYWLKHSELKKMNDWQQGNQVVDAPNYYFAIDFVDSKKKLSINTNEPPLNIIDLVKFMLSSYKNVKLTPAGNN, encoded by the coding sequence ATGGTAAAACGTCAACTCTCCCTGCTGTTATTTTTGTTAATCCCGGGCTCATTATTTGCTCAAAAAGTACAATTGGATGCCGAACGATGGATAACAAAGGATTTGGGTCACCTATACTTTGCCGACAAGAAAGTATACTACAATTTTGTGGGTAACGCCGGGGTCAAAGACCATTATGCCATTGTGAACGATACGCTAATCTTGTCAGACATCTTCAGAAGCAGTGCCGACAATTTCAAGAAACAACGACGGACTGATTTTAAGTTCCTGATCAGGCACGCCGACTATAATCGCATATATTTAAAAGCTGTTGAACCAAATGCTATCGAACTGGCCGGTACTATTACTTATGAATTCTTCAACTTTAAAAACAGTTATGATAAGAATATCAGGTTTGCCAAAATCTATTTCTTATCTTCCACCTGTTTTGGAGATTGCCCGCAGTTGGGTATTGAGATATGGCCCAATGGCGATTATCATTTAAAAGCTGGTGAACATGCTACACCTTATAAGGGTGATTATACTGGAAAATTAAGTCAAACTCAGTTGGACACTTTAAATTATTGGTTAAAACACAGTGAGCTAAAAAAAATGAACGACTGGCAGCAGGGCAATCAGGTGGTTGACGCGCCTAACTATTACTTCGCCATTGATTTTGTTGACAGTAAAAAGAAACTAAGCATCAATACCAACGAGCCTCCGCTAAATATTATCGACCTGGTAAAGTTCATGCTCTCATCTTATAAAAACGTAAAGCTTACTCCAGCTGGCAATAATTGA
- a CDS encoding HAD family hydrolase, translated as MQKPDSLIFDMDGTLWDAVDTYANSWNLVFEKMSIQRVIGRNDLMQLMGMEGKKLTKVLMPDFDDDKAQGIYMDVNETRRQILPTSGGIMYDGVTEGIKQLTTKYKIFILSNCAVGIIPLFISWAKIGDDITDSIAYGQNNMPKHHNMQLLIDKHHLKHPVYIGDTNGDAEQTSMAGIPFIFVSYGFGKTDDYALKFDDFKSLTKYYMSL; from the coding sequence ATGCAGAAACCCGACAGCCTGATATTTGACATGGACGGAACCCTTTGGGATGCCGTTGACACCTACGCCAACTCCTGGAACCTTGTATTTGAAAAAATGAGTATTCAACGCGTTATCGGTCGAAACGACCTGATGCAGTTAATGGGCATGGAAGGTAAAAAACTAACCAAGGTTCTTATGCCCGATTTTGATGACGATAAGGCTCAAGGCATTTACATGGACGTAAATGAAACCCGCAGGCAGATACTCCCCACCAGTGGTGGCATCATGTATGATGGGGTAACCGAGGGGATTAAGCAATTAACCACAAAATACAAAATCTTTATACTCAGCAATTGTGCTGTGGGTATTATCCCGCTATTTATCAGCTGGGCCAAAATAGGGGATGACATTACCGACTCTATAGCCTATGGGCAAAACAATATGCCCAAACACCATAACATGCAATTGCTGATTGATAAGCATCATTTAAAACACCCGGTTTATATAGGTGATACCAATGGTGACGCTGAGCAGACAAGTATGGCCGGGATACCATTTATATTTGTGAGCTATGGCTTTGGCAAAACAGACGATTATGCTCTGAAGTTTGATGATTTTAAATCATTAACGAAATATTATATGAGTTTGTGA
- a CDS encoding MBL fold metallo-hydrolase: MKISKYLHSCLVFELDGYKILFDPGDFSFIEGLVTPEMFADVNIIVITHIHPDHFVIDILQKIINFSGAQVLTNSQVGEQLKKAGVKYALLEEGIEHFGPFKLQAFPVKHALIMDNPLPQMTGFLINDKVLHPVDSMEDNLLKFKDIELLIMVTMAPFASEVMITAFADQLNPRQILPVHDGYAKTFFIQKRYAAYVKHFDKLGIKFHEIYQIGNSLTI; this comes from the coding sequence ATGAAAATATCAAAATATCTCCATTCGTGTCTTGTATTTGAGCTCGATGGTTATAAAATTTTATTTGATCCGGGCGATTTTTCTTTTATTGAAGGCCTGGTAACTCCAGAAATGTTCGCCGACGTCAACATTATTGTGATCACACATATCCACCCAGATCATTTTGTAATAGATATTTTACAGAAAATTATAAATTTTAGCGGTGCGCAAGTGCTAACTAATAGCCAGGTTGGTGAGCAATTAAAGAAAGCGGGAGTAAAATATGCTCTCCTGGAAGAAGGCATTGAACACTTTGGCCCATTTAAACTGCAGGCCTTCCCGGTAAAGCATGCTTTGATCATGGATAACCCTTTACCGCAAATGACGGGCTTCCTCATAAATGACAAAGTGCTGCACCCGGTCGATTCTATGGAAGATAATCTATTGAAATTCAAAGATATAGAATTACTCATCATGGTAACTATGGCCCCATTTGCCAGTGAAGTAATGATAACTGCATTTGCCGATCAGTTAAATCCCCGCCAGATATTGCCCGTTCATGATGGATACGCTAAAACATTCTTTATTCAGAAACGCTACGCCGCTTATGTGAAGCATTTTGATAAGCTAGGCATTAAATTCCATGAGATCTATCAAATTGGAAATAGTTTAACTATCTGA
- a CDS encoding PhoH family protein — protein sequence MNKDGKNGTIVSNKIFVLDTSVILYDHNAFQNFQEHDVAIPIQVLEELDNKKNGNDTRNFEARSFIRLMDDLSRNSLVNEWIPLNGKSKGSFKVAMDVKTTAIDAEEVFGSDKTDHRILNAALGLQEENPGKKVVLVSKDICLRLKAKALNLHAEDYETGKIKNLAELYTGQTDVNKVTEKLITQLNKQENLPAESLHIASYTNNHFYILKGKNSDVPGFYNTQTRQLEKVIEQPVFNILPRNIEQAFAIHALLHQDIKLVTIQGNAGTGKTLLALASALEQRKYYRQIFVTRPIVPLSNKDIGFLPGDIKSKIDPYMAPIWDNLKFIKDQFVDDEKMQAKIDELVTNDKISIAPLAFIRGRTLSKIFFIVDEAQNLTPHEVKTIISRAGENSKFVFTGDIYQIDTPYLDAESNGLSYLIDKAKGHPLYAHITLQKGERSELANLANELL from the coding sequence ATGAATAAAGATGGTAAGAACGGGACTATTGTAAGTAATAAAATATTTGTTTTAGATACCTCAGTGATCCTTTACGATCACAATGCATTTCAGAATTTCCAGGAACATGACGTGGCCATACCCATACAGGTGCTCGAAGAACTGGATAATAAAAAAAACGGTAACGATACCCGCAACTTTGAAGCCCGCAGCTTTATCCGGCTCATGGATGATCTGTCGCGCAATAGCCTGGTCAATGAGTGGATCCCGCTCAATGGCAAAAGCAAAGGCAGCTTTAAAGTGGCAATGGATGTTAAAACAACTGCCATTGATGCCGAAGAGGTGTTTGGTTCCGACAAAACAGATCATCGTATACTAAATGCTGCCCTGGGCTTACAGGAAGAAAATCCCGGTAAAAAAGTAGTACTGGTATCAAAGGATATCTGCTTGCGGCTGAAAGCAAAAGCCCTCAACCTGCATGCAGAAGACTATGAAACAGGTAAGATTAAAAACCTGGCTGAATTATATACCGGGCAAACCGATGTAAATAAGGTGACCGAAAAGCTCATTACCCAGCTCAACAAACAAGAAAACCTACCCGCCGAGAGTTTGCATATTGCCTCCTATACTAACAACCACTTTTATATACTAAAAGGTAAGAACAGTGATGTTCCAGGTTTTTATAATACACAGACCCGGCAGCTTGAAAAAGTTATTGAACAACCCGTATTTAATATACTACCCCGGAATATTGAGCAGGCTTTTGCTATCCATGCCTTATTACATCAGGATATTAAACTGGTAACCATACAAGGTAATGCCGGTACAGGTAAAACCTTACTGGCCCTGGCTAGTGCACTGGAGCAAAGAAAATATTATCGTCAAATTTTTGTTACACGACCAATTGTACCTTTAAGTAATAAGGATATCGGTTTTTTACCCGGTGATATTAAATCCAAGATCGATCCATACATGGCCCCAATATGGGATAACCTGAAGTTTATCAAAGATCAGTTCGTAGACGACGAAAAGATGCAGGCCAAGATTGATGAATTGGTCACTAACGATAAAATATCGATAGCTCCGCTTGCTTTTATCCGTGGCCGTACGCTGAGCAAAATCTTTTTTATTGTAGATGAAGCGCAGAACCTTACACCGCATGAAGTAAAAACTATCATATCACGCGCCGGTGAAAACAGCAAATTTGTTTTTACGGGAGATATTTACCAGATAGATACACCATACCTGGATGCAGAAAGTAATGGTTTGTCTTACCTGATAGATAAAGCCAAAGGGCATCCGTTATATGCACATATCACTCTACAAAAAGGGGAGCGGAGCGAACTGGCCAATTTGGCTAATGAACTATTGTAA
- a CDS encoding c-type cytochrome, whose translation MKSSIFKKDIITRQWLVPFVIIIALGYHNVATAQNPPLTGRALFEKKCTPCHGADGTRGRWGAKNLQISRLDNEELLNTISKGRGIMPSWGKRLSIAQIASVIEYIKTLRK comes from the coding sequence ATGAAATCATCAATTTTTAAGAAAGATATTATAACACGGCAATGGCTTGTCCCTTTTGTCATCATTATTGCCCTGGGATATCATAACGTTGCTACTGCCCAAAATCCGCCACTAACAGGCAGGGCATTGTTTGAAAAGAAATGTACTCCCTGTCACGGCGCCGATGGTACAAGAGGGCGCTGGGGGGCTAAGAATTTACAAATAAGCCGGCTGGATAACGAGGAATTGCTTAACACCATTAGTAAAGGCCGCGGGATAATGCCCAGCTGGGGTAAAAGGCTATCAATTGCCCAGATCGCCTCGGTTATTGAATACATTAAAACTTTAAGAAAATAA
- a CDS encoding anthrone oxygenase family protein: MIKINMTTLILIITATATALIAGLFYGYTCSVNLGLGKLSDREYIAAMSSINVQILNPLFFASFMGTLLLLPLSAYLHYTPQFTPRFILLAVATLVYIIGVFGVTMFGNVPLNDALARINAETASAKDLSIFRAMFEGAWNFLHNIRTLANVVSLVLVITSCCYESK, encoded by the coding sequence ATGATTAAGATAAATATGACAACCCTCATTTTAATAATCACCGCTACAGCTACCGCTTTAATTGCGGGCCTGTTTTATGGCTACACCTGCTCCGTTAATTTGGGACTAGGTAAACTATCAGACCGCGAATACATTGCGGCTATGAGTTCCATCAACGTACAAATACTAAATCCACTGTTTTTTGCCAGTTTTATGGGTACATTATTGCTGCTACCTCTGAGCGCTTATCTACATTATACTCCGCAATTTACTCCCCGTTTTATATTATTGGCAGTCGCTACTTTGGTTTATATTATTGGTGTATTTGGTGTAACCATGTTTGGGAACGTGCCTTTGAATGATGCGCTGGCCCGGATTAATGCAGAAACAGCATCAGCAAAAGATCTTTCCATATTCCGGGCGATGTTTGAGGGGGCATGGAATTTTTTGCATAACATCCGAACCCTGGCCAACGTGGTAAGTTTGGTATTGGTTATTACAAGCTGCTGTTACGAAAGCAAATAG
- a CDS encoding TIGR03915 family putative DNA repair protein has product MYTLVYDGTFEGLLTAVFEIYERKLFHVKLIKGEWRASALFEEVLQIITDENRANRVLRGLRKRLSAACVQRLYIAQMAEMENEENAIVGFIRYAFDADRNIEEDYGNKYVMRISEIIKMVRREKHRMEAFVRFQKLKDETFYAAIEPDFNVLPLLIRHFKDRYADQKWIIYDIKRGYGLYYNLHDTQYISLDFSEVNNPANTITVFSDDESIYQHLWKNYFASVNIISRKNTRLHLRHVPRRYWKHLTEKI; this is encoded by the coding sequence ATGTATACCTTAGTTTACGATGGAACATTTGAGGGCTTACTGACTGCGGTATTTGAAATATACGAGCGTAAACTATTCCACGTAAAATTAATAAAAGGAGAGTGGCGTGCCAGCGCGTTGTTTGAGGAGGTATTGCAGATTATCACAGACGAAAACCGGGCTAACAGAGTATTAAGAGGACTACGTAAAAGATTATCAGCAGCCTGTGTACAACGGCTTTATATTGCCCAAATGGCCGAAATGGAGAATGAAGAAAACGCGATTGTTGGCTTTATTCGCTATGCCTTTGACGCCGATCGGAATATTGAGGAAGATTATGGCAACAAATATGTAATGCGTATTTCAGAGATCATCAAAATGGTTCGTCGCGAAAAACACAGAATGGAGGCATTTGTGCGTTTTCAAAAACTAAAGGATGAAACTTTTTACGCTGCTATTGAACCTGATTTTAATGTATTACCACTGCTGATCAGACATTTTAAAGATAGATATGCTGATCAAAAATGGATAATTTATGATATTAAGCGCGGTTATGGACTGTATTATAATCTGCATGACACACAATATATTTCGCTTGATTTCTCGGAAGTGAACAATCCCGCAAATACAATAACTGTTTTTAGTGATGATGAAAGTATTTATCAGCACCTCTGGAAAAACTATTTCGCCAGTGTAAATATCATTTCCAGGAAAAATACCCGGCTACATTTAAGACATGTTCCGAGGCGTTATTGGAAACATTTAACAGAGAAAATTTAA
- a CDS encoding putative DNA modification/repair radical SAM protein, translating to MDAERITEKLNILADAAKYDVSCASSGSKRKNENKGLGNTSNGICHSYTEDGRCVSLLKILLTNHCIFDCAYCVSRKNNDIKRAAFTVQEVVDLTINFYRRNYIEGLFLSSGIFKDADYTMERLVKIAKKLRTEHNFNGYIHLKSIPGASDELMREAGLYADRLSVNLEMPTEAGLKLLAPDKNRQDMISPMSFLKKEIIQRTEEKKLFKNAPMFAPAGQSTQVIIGATPESDQQVLQSANYFYKNFNLKRVYYSGYVPVLIDKRLPALNTAVPMVRENRLYQADWLMRFYGFHVNEIVNQQQPLLDLDIDPKLGWAIRNMQVFPIDVNKADLQLILRVPGIGLLSAQKIISARKFAQLSWEQLKKIGVAINRARYFIICKSNEFERRDLTGNNIKQFILAESKSKYIKNTQTQLNLF from the coding sequence ATGGATGCAGAACGAATAACAGAAAAGTTAAATATACTGGCAGACGCCGCTAAATATGATGTATCGTGCGCATCAAGCGGCAGTAAACGTAAAAACGAAAACAAGGGACTTGGGAACACTAGTAATGGAATTTGCCATAGTTATACAGAAGACGGACGTTGCGTATCGTTATTAAAAATACTGCTTACTAATCATTGCATTTTTGATTGCGCCTACTGTGTATCGCGTAAGAATAATGATATCAAACGGGCAGCTTTTACCGTACAGGAAGTGGTTGACCTGACCATCAATTTTTACCGTCGTAATTATATTGAGGGCTTGTTTTTGAGTTCGGGGATCTTTAAAGATGCTGATTATACCATGGAGCGCTTAGTTAAGATAGCTAAAAAATTGCGTACAGAGCATAATTTTAACGGCTACATACACCTTAAATCAATTCCTGGCGCCAGTGATGAATTAATGCGGGAGGCTGGCCTTTACGCAGATAGATTAAGCGTGAACCTGGAAATGCCAACAGAGGCCGGATTAAAGCTATTAGCACCTGACAAAAATCGGCAGGATATGATCAGCCCCATGAGCTTTTTGAAAAAGGAGATTATTCAACGAACCGAAGAAAAGAAGCTATTTAAAAATGCACCCATGTTTGCCCCGGCCGGGCAAAGCACACAAGTCATTATTGGCGCTACACCCGAGAGCGATCAACAAGTGCTTCAATCAGCTAATTATTTTTATAAAAACTTCAATTTAAAACGAGTGTATTATTCGGGTTATGTTCCTGTGCTGATTGATAAACGCCTACCCGCATTAAATACGGCAGTACCCATGGTACGCGAAAACCGGCTTTACCAGGCCGATTGGCTCATGCGGTTTTATGGTTTTCATGTAAATGAAATTGTAAATCAGCAACAACCCTTGCTTGATCTGGATATTGACCCTAAGCTGGGTTGGGCCATTCGTAACATGCAGGTTTTTCCTATTGATGTAAATAAGGCCGATTTGCAATTGATATTACGAGTGCCGGGGATAGGTTTACTATCGGCACAAAAAATTATAAGTGCGCGCAAGTTTGCCCAATTGAGCTGGGAGCAACTTAAAAAAATAGGAGTGGCCATTAACCGGGCCCGGTATTTTATCATTTGTAAAAGCAATGAGTTTGAACGACGGGACCTGACCGGCAATAACATTAAACAATTTATCCTGGCCGAATCAAAAAGCAAGTACATCAAAAACACGCAAACCCAACTTAACTTGTTTTGA
- a CDS encoding Hsp20/alpha crystallin family protein, producing the protein MTLVKFNNGLKNNAVNPFFNDVLDSLLNDSYIGNKLVARVPAVNIAETENEFQIELAAPGLKKEDFKINLDKNVLTISAEKKTESVEEGKKFSKREYSYNSFNRSFTLPESADHSKIEADYTDGVLKLTITKKEEAKFQSREIAIK; encoded by the coding sequence ATGACACTTGTAAAATTCAACAACGGATTAAAAAATAACGCGGTAAACCCATTCTTTAATGATGTATTAGATTCTTTATTGAACGACTCATACATCGGTAATAAATTAGTAGCCCGTGTGCCTGCGGTAAATATTGCCGAAACTGAAAATGAATTTCAGATTGAATTGGCTGCACCTGGTTTAAAGAAAGAAGACTTTAAGATTAACCTGGATAAGAATGTATTAACCATCTCTGCCGAAAAGAAAACTGAGAGTGTAGAAGAAGGTAAAAAATTCAGCAAACGCGAATATAGCTACAACTCTTTCAACAGATCATTCACTTTACCAGAAAGCGCTGATCATTCAAAAATTGAAGCTGATTATACCGATGGCGTGTTAAAGCTTACCATAACCAAAAAAGAAGAAGCTAAATTTCAATCAAGAGAAATAGCTATCAAATAA